Genomic DNA from Brassica napus cultivar Da-Ae unplaced genomic scaffold, Da-Ae ScsIHWf_1175;HRSCAF=1682, whole genome shotgun sequence:
GTTTTTAGGTTAAATGAAATAGAAATTACAGAAATAACTTTATCTTTTCCTCACATCTGCGATTCTCAGAATAAATTACAGCcacctcttttttttcttttgcgaTTTCTATTGTTTTTATTGCTAATCTTAtatgtttaaatcaatatataactaatttattaaAGAATAATCAATTTCAGATTCCAAATCGACAATAATGATGAGTTCTAAAACTTTTCCGATTAAGTAAGTGCGCGCCTAGGGTCAAATCGTCACGGTTGAAGACCACACCACGTTTTTCCGGCGACTTTCCGGCCGCCTCAGCCGTGTTTTCGAACATGGGTGTGTACTTATATATTGACCTTAGCTAATCCAAGTTTAAAAATGGCATCCAATATGCggcaaaaaaatttataagacaaaacaaaattgtttttaataatttgatgACAAAAGTAATTATGTAAATTAAGGCTGACTTTATATTATAATGATAAATACAATGTTTATTGCATCTCCAACCTCCTATagtttactttaaaataaaatttaaaaaaaaaaaatacttcaacCACACTCCATATAGAAGGGATTTacttcataaataaaataatcattttaatttttgttcattattttgtttttcattctATATAGAGTTTATAGTTGGAGTAAACTGAACTCCATATAAGATTTACtcaattttaaagtaaaaataaagttttacattggagattTTTTTACCAACCACCTATTTTTTTACCTATTTTTTTACCATTGCTGTTGAAGAACTAGTCAAACTCagctataaataataaatatggtAAAACTTATATTAGACAGCCaacaatataagaaattgtGTAATATACTGATATTCTAAAGTGATTTTGTGTAGTATGAAGatgattacttttttttttgtcaaaccatgaagatgattacataaGTTGATATAGctttaacaaattttgtaatgGGGTTTGTACAATCTTTTCAGAAAAGGTAAACTAATCCCAAATTAATACTCGTTCAGTCTCATGGGGcacaactattaaaaaaattattttttatttaaaaaatattattaaaataaaattttaaaattattcaaccaatcacAAAACATGTTACAAAATatgattggttacacagtttttgataaagttaaaaaacacataaaaatatcaaaacatcatctattttgaaacatcaaaaattccATAAAACATCGTATATtttgaaacggagagagtatttgTTGCACTCGAAAGATACACTTAATCATACGGTCCTGGGCTTTGAGGCCCATATCTGCCCAGATAAAACCAGAATGGACTAGGCCAGATTACCAAAACTCCATAACATAAGCTTCTTCTACCCACCTGTTCGCCCTCTCGCCGTCGCCATCGCCATCGCCAGGCACTGCCGTGAAATCCTCTCACCGAATTAAAAGTAACTGGTTGAGCTAGATCTTTCTTGCATTTTTACGATTTAAATTCGCTGTGTTTTGTTCGATGAATCCCTCAATTTTCATATCGTCGTGGTGGATTTATCCGTTTTGGTGTATCTTTCTTTAGCCAGGGTTCAGTGGATTGATGGGGAAGAAGGAGAACGAGATGTCAGCAATGGAGATCGACGATCCCAAATCGGACGGCTCTGAGCAGATCCTTCCGAGGTTCTCGATGAATGGTTAGTATATTCACGAATAAGTATCTGCATGTCTGTGAATCTCGAATTTAGCAATTGGTGGCTTACTTGAACCGTACAACAAGGCGTCTAAGTTTGTGAATCTACGCATTTGGATTTTCAGTTCTGCAGCTGATGAAAACTTCTCAGGCGCAACATGGTCTGCGTCATGGTGACTATGCTCGCTATAGGTAAACCCTAAGCTCATTAGCATACATggtctttacaaaaaaaattagctgATGTGTATTCTGTGTTATCTTGTTCTGTAGGAGGTATTGCTCAGCACGGTTGAGGAGGCTGTACAAGTCCTTGAAGTTTACTCATGGTCGTGGTAAATACACTCGGCGAGCCATACTTGAATCAACTGTCACTGATGTTAGGTATATATCCTTCCAACCtgaagtttttttgtttgagatGTTTTATTTGCCTACAGAAATTAATTcctggcttttttttttttaatgtttaatcTTAACATTAAAAAAGATGTGAAGGCTCAGTTTATGCTTCCACTACAAGTGGTTTTGAGGTACTCTACTCACATACCTGTAATTgagttaatgtttttatttgaatagGTTTCTCCATGTGGTTTTCTATATGACGGAGAGAGCATGGAGCCATGCAATGGACAAAAGACAGCTACCAGATGGGCCTAATGCAAGGCAGCGGATATATTTAATTGGTAGGCTGAGGAAGGCAGTAAAATGGGCTTCGCTTTTCTCAAGTCTGTGCTCTAATAAGACGGACTCCAGGACATCTTTGGAAGCTGAGGTATTTCGGTGATCCCAAATGTTGATGTGTTTTCATGAACATACATCTCTGCCTtgaatggaagaagaagagtatTCCTCAGTTTTAGGCTATTAGCTTAGTTGTTTCGTTATTTCCTGTAAAATGTATGTGTCCTCTATAAACAGACTGacatgagtcttcatacttcatcTTACTCTTTTATAGGCATATGCTTCCTATATGAAAGGCACCCTGTTGTTTGAGCAAGATCAAAACTGGGATACTGCGTTGGCATGTTTCAGAAACGCCAGGTTTGTCTTTGTTCAGGATCCTCTTTTTGCAATTTGGTAGGTTTTGTTTCGCTGTTTTCGTTTCTGATAATTAATCGCCGTCGCAGAGCTGTTTATGAGGAACTCGGGAAATACGGTGATCTAGAGAACCAGGTTCTTTGTCGGGAACGGGTTGAGGAGCTTGAGCCCAGTATTGAATActgcaaacacaaaattggCAAATCAAACTTGCAGACATCTGAACTACTTCAGATTGGTGAAATGGAAGGTCCTGCATTGGATCTTTTCAAAGCAAAGATAGAGGTACGCACACATATCATTTCTGTTTAGCCTCACCACCGAAGCAAGTGATTAACTATGTATATACATGTTTCGATAGTCCGCataagcataacatttttgtttgTTGGCTTTGCCATCTGTTATTGTGAGCTTAGAGTCCGCTTTTGACCTGTGACCAACACACACAAATACTAATTACATGTATACGATCTTGGATACTCTTGAATGATTTGCAATGGTTTAGTGGTTAACTCTTTCTCAGATCTCTCAGACATTTCGGATTAATATGATGCATATTGCTCGCTTGTCATATAGGCTGCTATGGAAGAGGCCAGATCTCAACAAGCTGCATCTCTTACAGAGTTTAATTGGCTTGGCTACAGATTTCCAGTTTCCAACCCAAAATCTCGGGTTTCTATTTTAAAAGGTTCGAGTAACTTTTTCCAATTCTCTCTTTTTGAACTACTATGTTATGCTGACAAATTATGATCTGGCACAATTATGGTTTACCTTTACTATGTAGTTACTGTTATGCGTTACCCTCTTAATATATAACCTGCTTTGATTGGACACTGAGCACTTCTCTGCGGCTCACTCTTTGTTCCTTTTTCGCTCAGCCCAAGACTTTGAGAAGGAGCTACAGGGTCTAGGAGCAGAATCTCTCCCTGCAGAGAAAAAGCTGACcatatatgataaattattcACTGCATATCATGATGCGCGGAACACCATACGCAGTGACTTGGTGAGTGAGTTTACAGGAGATGGCTAATTTATTGATTTGGTTCACCCAATAACCTTTTGAAGATTTTTGGAAGTCTAGACAAGTTTGTTAAAGAGTAAAGagtatctgtttttttttggtgcgTTGCTGTTCCTTTGATTGATTTTCACAAGGAGTATATTATTTTTAGGTAAGTGCAGGAAATGCTGAATCTGTCAAAGATGATCTAAATGGTCTGGACAAAGCTGTTGGAGCTGTGCTAGGACAAAGAACCATTGAAAGGAACCAGCTGTTGGTTAAAATAGCAAAGAGTAAACTGAACAAGAAACGTGATGATAAAACTGAAAAGGTTACTAAGCCTGAGGAGCTTGTTCGATTGTATGACCTTCTGTTACAGGTTAACCACTGTGTACCTGTCTTTTTCTCCAGAAGCAGATTTTGTGTGCTAAACCATCGAGAAGACCtcatctttgtttcttttcttttcttttttcagaATGTCGCTGATCTTTCTGACCTCATTAGCTCTGGAAGAGACAGGAAACCCGAAGAGATTGCCTTCGAAGAAGAGTGTCAGCGCAAAAGCTTAGCCTTTCGTGCTGAAAGGTTTAGTTCTTCTTCCACGTTATTGTATTTTTTGGAGGATGATTGCTATTGAGTTGTGGCctcgctatattttttatttgatttagcATATTTGATTAGAGTTAAGCTCCTCAAAGCCGTTGATCCAATCCTTAACATGAGTCTATACTATTTAGTTAGGAATCTCTTTCCCAGACAGTCATCTCCTCACCTATTTCTTTTGGTCTATACTAGAATCACTTATTAGATGCTTTAGCTCCTGTTTAGAAATATTCACACAGTTTTTTCCATTTGAGAAAACGTAATAAGAAGAGTTATTTTCATATACTAACTGCTGCGTTCAGTTTTCGTCGCCTATGATTAAGTTAGCTGATGATATCTTCTTAAATCTATTTTCAGGTGCTTCTACTTGGCAAAGTCATATAGCCTAGCAGGAAAAAGGGTTGAAGCATATGCCTTATATTGTCGAGCTCGATCTCTTGCTGAAGATGCCCTGAGCAAGTTTCAGAGCATAGCAAACAAAGATGAGGTATCAAcgtattattttacttttttaccTCATACATAGTCATTGGATAGCAAGTTCTATGTTACCTCCTCATGTCGATTGGATAAGGTTAATATGTTGATGGTGTCACTAAAGTATAGTAGTtttgactaatttttttttccaataattCTCAGGGAACAATCCAGGAACTGAAGGCAGTGAGCAAAGAATGCAGAGCTAATAGTTGCATAGAACATGCGACCGGGATCATGGAGGAAGAGAAGGCGCCAGAGAAGCTGTCAAAGAAAATCTCAACGATATCACTAAACGATACAGCCACTAAGGTACAATCTCATTATTTTACCTCACTTTTCCCCGTCACTTACTTGGTTGTTTGGTGGCAGATGATATAAACATCCCCAGCATACGTTATGTGTCTTGCTGTTATGTTATTTTGTTAATCTTGCAAATGTCTCATAATCAACAAATTGCACCCTGATGGGGTTTTTTTTGTCCTCTTATGTCAAACATCGATATCAGGTGGAGAAATACCTGGTAGATAAACTGGAGGTGTATGAATCAGCGGTTGGAGATGCAAACACAAAAATGGCACCAAAGATCGAACGGTTCCCACCTGCATTTCAGTCTATACCTCGTAATCCAATTGTTCTAGACTTGGCCTACAATTGCATTGAGTTCCCAGTTCTTGACgaaaggaagaagaaagtcCAGAGGGGATTTATTAGTCGTCTctggggatgaagaagttttcTTCCTCAGGTTAAAAGAATCTCTGGTTCAGTTTCCCTTTTATTACACATACTTCGGAACTCCCTGTTGCTCTTTAGCTTCTGAATAACGAATCCAATtgcatgagtttttttttgtcattctgTCGATTTTTTTCCAAAGAACCACAATTTAGATTTTAGACCGAGATTACATTTTGCTGCTCCTTTAATGACACTTGAAGTTTTGGATATATAATTGTTTTCTGCAATTTTTGTTGAAAATGCCACACTGGCTGAGCATTGATTGGAGTAAGATCGAAAGCCCGATTTGGTTATAGAATGTTTTGACCGGGACCAAATTATATTGAATATATAACTACTGTAGGCTCTAGTTTTCTAGTCTAACCAAAAATAATAGACTTTAATTCACTTTGCCTTAAATTCTTAGTAGCAGAAGAGAAGCGGCGGGGATATTCGTTGGAAACCAAAAGTGTTTTCTAATACTCTTGCCGttctataaaaacattaaatttataaaactaaatatttttgtttatttttaataatttaataataaaattgtagatttattaaaaaaatgatgtgatttatcaaattattttttttttaatagtttctGACACGATTAAGGATTTATAAAGTCAACGGCTTTGGATTTTTGCTGgctcttataaatttattattattgaaaaGTGAATACTTAAACAAATTTGGACTCGCCTCATGGATGCCTCATGCCTCTAAGAAAATCAAATGAGTCCCTTAATGTCCAGATTAAATTGGATGTTATAAATATAAGAGTGGGAGGCATGGAAGGTTTCAAAGGTTTTGTACAcgatcaccaccaccacaagaaagagaaagagtaGTAATTTGTTTTCTCCATGGCACGATCTTCTTCGTTCCCTTATTATGCTCACATTTTCCCACTTGTCAACcaactcccccccccccccccaaaaaaaaagagtttcccAATAAAAACATTTCTTTCCTTATATAGCTATCTCTGATCGACTCTCCGGTGGAAGacaggaaaaagaagaagacgaggATGCATTTCGCTAAGCTCGATGATTCCCCCATGTTTCGTCAACAGGTTTCTTCTCTTTTAATTCTGTTAACCGTTTCGAACGTTCATCGATTCCATTGCTAACGAACAAATGATTCTCTGTACGTAATCTCTCTCTCGTGCCACATTCCATGCCCTGAGATTTAGTAGTGGGATATAATTAGTTTCAGATGCATTGTGGATGAAGCAATGTATCAGTAACACTTGCAAATTTGAAGATTGATTTTGGGGGAAATActctctttttaaaaatattattttttgtataaattatcGCGCCATGTATGACGTTGCTTGTGATGTACTTTTTTGTCTACATGAGAGCTTGAGATGTTACTTTGATCTTATTCTCTGATGTTTAGAGTGGTCTTTATTTTTTGTCTCTTTAGCTAGTTTGTAATCGTAAGCCTTTGTTGATTCTCTGCACCAGAGTTAAGAGATATaaactaaagttttttttgtggTGCAAGTACAGATGCAATGTATGGAAGAGAGTGCAGACTTGCTGGGGATGCGATGCTTAAGGTTCTACAAAGACTGCacaaaatacacgtaaactaactaacctcttcttcttcctattGCAACtatatactctctctctctctctctctctttttttgaattgtgattttttttttctttggtttattATTAGAGAGGGACTCGGAGAAGGGTATGATGGAGATATTGACTTTGTAAATGCACTTGAATCTTTCGGTGGTGGCCATAATGATCCCATCGGCGTTGCTTTTGGAGGTACTtacctctctttcttctttttttctcaaatctcaTTATCTCAAGGAGatatgttcctttttttttattcttcagGTCCTGTAATGACAAAGTTTACTGTTGCTCTTCGAGAAATTGGGACATACAAGGAAGTTCTTCGTTCCGAGGTACTACTTGTTAGAATGAGAGAATTATTGAGAGTTTATTTCTCGGGAATGAATAACATGAAGaacatagagagagaaagtagatctcaaAATATAAGAGAGAATGAGAGAATAGTTTTCTTGATTTAATTGTGGATCTGGGTACAAGTATTTAAAGACAAGTTGTCTcagtacacaatataataaaatattcattgttttaaaatatcttcaaCAGTCTtcttatctcttcttctcttcaataaaaTTCGAGCTTATAAAAACCTTAcaaagccttataaaaccttataaagccttataaaagctttataaaactttataagtCTCTAGCataattctcaagtctggcattttacttctcaagtctggcagcttaattctcaagtctggcagcttacttCTCAAGTCTGACAGCTTActtctgcttcatgtcaacactccccctcaagcttgaccatatggAACAAGTGAAGCTTGGAAGCCATGAAGTATtctctcattaaaacctcaactAGGTAAAACCCTTTGGGAGAAAACCCAAGTCAAGGAAAGAGTAAAACACTTCAGGAAGGAGATATCAGTGACATGAGaggtctatgagtcccaattttGGATGAATGAACTCACAGACTTTAgtgcttgctgccttggtgaagatatcagctaactgatcttcacttttAGTATAACAggtaggggtgttcaatccggatatcggttcggtttaggttcggttttttcggttttcggtatttcggttagtaaaatataactaccattctaaatccatatttacttcggttcgggtcggtttatataccgtcggttttcggtttaatcggttttataccaaaaaacataattatttagtttgagatcatataaaatgaattttagagtcatattgtcaacacagtcatttattaaaaatatattacatgttcaaataaatgaacaaaaacgtaaaaatgcttctaccatcaaataaaatcatcaaatctataattaaaatcagagcctgaaattttgaaaataaaaatatgaaacaaaacagaaacatgaaagaaaagtttttcaactcttccatatttagtgttcattaaagtcatgctttttcgattgaacacgaaactctgtttgtttatagataagaaaaaagttgtgaaaattttccattaattattttccatcaaatttatcatcttcatattaatttagtgaatactaaaataaagcaaaaagataaaaaaaaaagacttagaaaataagatgtatgaattgcgatgtattcaagtgttttacaaattatataaggttctttattactataacattatggtaatagttattaacacaaatttaacttatataacaaatagattttcgtgtattgttataaaatagatacatatttacatgtttctacttttaatcggttttgttcggtttattcagtTTAATCgattatataccaaaccatatccaaatcctacggtttttataaaattatatccattcggtttatatggtatataccaaaaccaaaccatattgtctatttcggttcggttcggttttaccatattgaacagccctaataGCAGGGTAAAATGATCTTCTGCTCCAcagcttgtctcaccttgtgacagtcaacttcaatgtgctttgtcctctcatgaaacactgagtttgaTGCTATATGTATGGCCGCctgattgtcacagtgcattgtGATTGGTGTTGTTGTCTCTATGCCCAAATCCTTTAGTAAGTTTCTGATCCAAATGAGCTCACTAGTAAGCTTCCTCATTGCTCTATTCtctgcttcagcacttgaacaagacaccaccttctgcttcttgctcttccatgtgaccaggtttcctccaatgaaggtgcaatagcctgtagttgatctcctatcaactctgtctccagcccaatcagcatcacaatacccaacaacttcagtactcttgttacatgccatccatactccttggccaggcgcctctcttaggtactttaagatcctctccaccatattCCAATGATGCACCTTAGGAGCTCCcatgtgttgactcacttgattcacaacAAAACACACATCTGGTctggtgatggttagatagatgaGCTTGCCCACCATTCTTCTATACTTCTTGATATCTCCAAATGGTGTAGACCCATACTCCCCCTCTCTCAGCACCTTGTATCCTTCTTCTAATGGAGTCTTGGCCTTTTTACTCATAAGGTTTCCTGCCTCCCTTAAAATATCAAGTGCGTACTTCCTTTAAGATAAGAATAACCCCTCTTTAGAGCGGAagatctcaatcccaagaaaatacttcaactctcccaaatccttgatatCAAAGGCATTTTTAAGAAATGTTTTAGTTGAGAGAATACCTTCCTTGTTgctaccagtgatgatgatgtcatccacatagactaagATGACCACAATACCTTGCTTACTAGTTaatgtgaagagggtgtgatcagcttctgactttacaaagcctcttccattgagTGTGGTGCTCAACTTatggtaccaagcccttggagattgcttcaagccataaATTGCCTTCTTTAATCTGAGAACATTTCTTGGCTTCACCATgttctcaagaccaggaggtggtctcatgtagacttcatcctccaattctccttgaagaaaggcattcttcacatccatctgccataaatcccaCTCAAGGTTGACAGCAAGAGATAAGAGAATCTTTatagtgtgaagcttggccactggtgcaaaagtgtctAGATAATCTTCACCATACACTTGAGTATATCtccttgcaaccagtcttgtcttctttctttctggttttccATTGGCTCCATACTTGATAGTGTAGAGAAGCCGGCTtgtcactgccttctttccttttggaagttcagtctcaaaccatgtatcattcttgatcatggctcccatctcatctccaacagattctctccactccttgtgttgcatagcttcttcatatgttcttggaatgtattcctgatccaattcactgatgaagacttgatgatcttctggatattgagcaagggAGCATACTGCACTTATTGGGTGAGCTACAGCTTCAGCATTGAAGTAAACTTCTGTGTTGATCCACTGTGAGGGTTTTctgatccttgtactccttctcaaaaGTTGTATCTGCTCAGGTTCTGCTTCATTTCCTTCACTTGGCGCATCTACTTGAGTCTCAACATCTGATTCTGATggcatctcatcttgatcatgagctACAGAGTTctcttcaggttgagcttgtGTAGACTGCTCAACATTTCTACTGCCCCCCTCATGATTAGGATGAGTGCTCTCAACACTATCAGCTGCAGTAGATGATACATTTTCAGGGACAGGTTCCACACTTGGTAAAGAGGGCATACTGATTCTCAGGCTCTCCATTACTCCCCTAAGGTTATTTGCTCTATCTGAGGCTGATTGAGAAAGATCTTTGagctcatcccaactctttccatcataatagcctctagattctgcaaacttcacatccctcgAGACAAGAACCCTTCTTGactctggatcatagcacttataccccttctgagttggagagtaaccaatgaacatagcttttgaGCTTTTAGCATCAAGTTTGTTCCTCAGCTCCCCAGGTATCATCACAAAACAGAGGCAtccaaacacacgcaaatggtccaAAGATGGTTTGGTCTTATTTAGAACCTCAAAAGGAGACATGTCGTTGAGGACTTTAGTTGGAGTTCTATTGATCAGATAAGTAGCAgacatcacagcatcactccagaatctttttggaacattggtgtggaacatcattgatcttgctacctccatcaaatgtctgttctttctctcagcaactccattctgttgaggagtgtaaggacagcttgtctggtgagtaatcccatgttgagcaagatattgcttgaatgcatgacttgtatactctccaccattatctgaccttAGAATTTTCATCTTGGCATTGAAATGGTTGCAGATATGGGTCTGGAAATTCTTGAAAGCATCCAACACCCTGTCCTTAGACGGAATCAGTGTCACCCAAgtgtacttggatttctcatcaatgaaagtgacaaagtatttgtggttctctctggacacacatggagcagtccatacatcagagtgaactagGTCAAAACATCTTTCATAGATGGTGCTAGACTGTGAGAAGActgttctacaatgcttccccaatatgcaagcttcacaatcatcatTCTTGAAGACCACACCTGGAAGCATCAAGTTTAGGGCTCTtgtatgaggatgtcccaacctAGCATGCCATAGTGTGCTATCAACCCCGCTGGATGTACTAGCCAAACACTGAGAAGTGGATGGTCTAGACATCTCTGTCTTCTGAA
This window encodes:
- the LOC106421955 gene encoding signal recognition particle subunit SRP68, whose protein sequence is MGKKENEMSAMEIDDPKSDGSEQILPRFSMNVLQLMKTSQAQHGLRHGDYARYRRYCSARLRRLYKSLKFTHGRGKYTRRAILESTVTDVRFLHVVFYMTERAWSHAMDKRQLPDGPNARQRIYLIGRLRKAVKWASLFSSLCSNKTDSRTSLEAEAYASYMKGTLLFEQDQNWDTALACFRNARAVYEELGKYGDLENQVLCRERVEELEPSIEYCKHKIGKSNLQTSELLQIGEMEGPALDLFKAKIEAAMEEARSQQAASLTEFNWLGYRFPVSNPKSRVSILKAQDFEKELQGLGAESLPAEKKLTIYDKLFTAYHDARNTIRSDLVSAGNAESVKDDLNGLDKAVGAVLGQRTIERNQLLVKIAKSKLNKKRDDKTEKVTKPEELVRLYDLLLQNVADLSDLISSGRDRKPEEIAFEEECQRKSLAFRAERCFYLAKSYSLAGKRVEAYALYCRARSLAEDALSKFQSIANKDEGTIQELKAVSKECRANSCIEHATGIMEEEKAPEKLSKKISTISLNDTATKVEKYLVDKLEVYESAVGDANTKMAPKIERFPPAFQSIPRNPIVLDLAYNCIEFPVLDERKKKVQRGFISRLWG